In Neisseria dentiae, one DNA window encodes the following:
- the gcvP gene encoding aminomethyl-transferring glycine dehydrogenase, which translates to MNFNELFDNNEFASRHISFNDEAALLSELGEKDMAGFIGNTVPQSIRMPGALNLPEALTEADALAKIKAVAARNKVNKSYIGLGYYPTRLPNVILRNVLENPGWYTAYTPYQAEIAQGRLQALLNFQQVCLDLTGFDTAGASLLDEATAAAEAMAMAKRVSKVKSNRFFVDERVYPQTLDVMQTRAKYFGFELVVGGFQTASEGDFFGALFQYVGKDGDVVDLQEVIGRLKEKGTIVAVAADVMSLVLLKSPAELGADIALGNTQRFGVPMGFGGPHAAYFAFKDEYKRSAPGRIIGVSKDAAGKPALRMALSTREQHIRREKATSNICTAQALLANLAGMYAVYHGPEGVKRIAKRIHALAAAFARSLKGSDGLKVVHGVFFDTVAVDCGSKAKADEIYRNALNAGFNLRRVSDNVLAAAFHEESSREDLAVLHMLFTGQSTLTLPAEAPQCLPENLLRSDEILTHEVFNRYHTEHEMLRYLKKLEDRDLAMNRSMISLGSCTMKLNATAEMLPVTWPEFANIHPFAPAEQVQGYQQLLRDLQEQLKAITGFDAISIQPNSGAQGEYTGLLSIRRFHEANGQPDRDVCLIPQSAHGTNPATAQMLGMKVVVVKTDEKGNVDIEDLKAKAAEHQDRLGALMITYPSTHGVYEEGIRDICQIIHDHGGQVYMDGANMNAQIGIMQPAEVGADVLHMNLHKTFCIPHGGGGPGMGPIGLKAHLAPFAPSHAVTPVEGATEGMSAVSAAPYGSASILPITWMYITLMGKQGMEQATQWALLNANYVAKKLGEDYPILYTGKNGRVAHECIVDLRPLKAESGITETDIAKRLMDYGFHAPTVSFPVPGTLMIEPTESESKAELDRFIAALKAIKQEVLKVQNGEWPKDDNPLVNAPHTAADVAGEWNRAYSRETAVFPLPYVREHKFWPSVNRVDDVFGDKNLVCSCPPLEAYED; encoded by the coding sequence ATGAATTTCAACGAATTGTTTGATAACAACGAATTCGCCTCCCGCCACATCAGCTTCAACGACGAAGCCGCGCTGCTCTCCGAGTTGGGCGAAAAAGATATGGCGGGCTTTATCGGCAACACCGTGCCGCAAAGTATCCGCATGCCCGGTGCGCTGAATCTGCCCGAGGCGCTCACCGAAGCCGACGCGCTGGCGAAAATAAAAGCGGTTGCCGCGCGCAACAAAGTGAACAAAAGCTACATCGGCCTGGGCTATTATCCGACCCGCCTGCCGAACGTGATTCTGCGCAATGTGCTGGAAAACCCCGGCTGGTACACCGCCTACACGCCGTATCAGGCCGAAATCGCACAAGGCCGCTTGCAGGCGCTGCTCAATTTCCAACAAGTGTGTTTGGATTTAACCGGCTTTGATACCGCCGGCGCCTCGCTGCTCGACGAAGCCACCGCCGCCGCCGAAGCGATGGCCATGGCCAAGCGCGTGAGCAAAGTGAAAAGCAACCGTTTCTTTGTGGATGAGCGCGTGTATCCGCAAACGCTGGACGTGATGCAGACCCGCGCCAAATATTTCGGCTTCGAGCTGGTGGTGGGCGGTTTTCAGACGGCCTCGGAAGGCGATTTCTTCGGCGCGCTGTTCCAATACGTCGGCAAAGACGGCGACGTGGTTGATTTGCAGGAAGTTATCGGCCGTCTGAAAGAAAAAGGCACGATTGTGGCGGTGGCCGCCGACGTGATGAGCTTGGTGTTGTTGAAGTCTCCCGCCGAACTCGGCGCGGATATTGCATTGGGCAACACCCAGCGTTTCGGCGTACCGATGGGCTTCGGCGGCCCGCACGCGGCTTATTTCGCGTTTAAAGACGAATACAAACGCTCCGCCCCCGGCCGCATCATCGGCGTATCGAAAGACGCGGCGGGCAAACCCGCGCTGCGCATGGCGCTCTCCACCCGCGAGCAGCACATCCGCCGCGAAAAAGCCACTTCCAACATCTGCACCGCGCAGGCGCTGCTGGCCAATCTGGCCGGTATGTATGCCGTTTACCACGGCCCCGAAGGCGTGAAGCGCATCGCCAAACGCATCCACGCGCTGGCCGCCGCGTTCGCCCGATCGCTGAAAGGTTCGGACGGCCTCAAAGTGGTGCACGGAGTGTTTTTCGACACCGTGGCGGTGGATTGCGGCAGCAAGGCCAAAGCCGACGAAATCTACCGCAACGCCTTAAACGCCGGCTTCAATCTGCGCCGCGTGAGCGACAACGTGCTGGCCGCCGCCTTCCACGAAGAGAGCAGCCGCGAAGATTTGGCCGTGCTGCATATGCTGTTTACCGGCCAATCCACGCTCACGCTGCCCGCCGAAGCACCGCAATGCCTGCCGGAAAACCTGTTGCGCAGCGATGAGATTCTCACCCACGAAGTGTTCAACCGCTACCACACCGAACACGAAATGCTGCGCTACCTGAAAAAACTGGAAGACCGCGATCTGGCGATGAACCGCAGCATGATTTCGCTGGGCAGCTGCACCATGAAACTCAACGCCACCGCCGAGATGCTGCCGGTTACCTGGCCCGAATTCGCCAACATCCACCCGTTCGCCCCCGCCGAGCAAGTGCAGGGTTATCAGCAACTGTTGCGCGATTTGCAGGAGCAGCTCAAAGCCATCACCGGCTTCGACGCGATTTCGATTCAGCCCAACTCCGGCGCGCAGGGCGAATACACCGGCCTGTTGTCTATCCGCCGCTTCCACGAAGCCAACGGCCAACCCGACCGCGACGTGTGCCTGATTCCCCAATCCGCCCACGGCACCAACCCCGCCACCGCGCAGATGCTGGGCATGAAAGTGGTGGTGGTGAAAACCGACGAAAAAGGCAACGTCGATATCGAAGACCTCAAAGCCAAAGCCGCCGAGCATCAAGACCGCTTGGGCGCGCTGATGATTACCTATCCCTCCACCCACGGCGTGTATGAAGAGGGTATTCGCGACATCTGCCAAATCATCCACGACCACGGCGGCCAGGTTTATATGGACGGCGCCAACATGAACGCCCAAATCGGCATCATGCAGCCCGCCGAAGTGGGTGCCGACGTGCTGCACATGAACCTGCACAAAACCTTCTGCATCCCGCACGGCGGCGGCGGCCCCGGTATGGGCCCCATCGGCCTGAAAGCCCACCTCGCCCCGTTTGCGCCCAGCCACGCGGTAACGCCCGTCGAAGGCGCAACCGAGGGCATGAGCGCCGTTTCCGCCGCGCCCTACGGCTCGGCCAGCATTCTGCCGATTACCTGGATGTACATCACCCTGATGGGCAAACAGGGCATGGAGCAGGCCACCCAATGGGCATTGCTGAACGCCAACTATGTGGCGAAAAAACTGGGCGAGGATTACCCGATTCTCTACACCGGCAAAAACGGCCGCGTGGCGCACGAGTGCATCGTCGATTTGCGCCCGCTGAAAGCCGAGAGCGGCATCACCGAAACCGACATCGCCAAACGCCTGATGGACTACGGCTTCCACGCCCCCACCGTGTCGTTCCCCGTGCCCGGCACGCTGATGATCGAGCCGACCGAGAGCGAGAGCAAGGCCGAACTCGACCGCTTCATCGCCGCCCTCAAAGCCATCAAGCAGGAAGTGCTGAAAGTGCAGAACGGCGAATGGCCGAAAGACGACAACCCGCTGGTGAACGCGCCGCACACCGCCGCCGACGTGGCCGGCGAATGGAACCGCGCCTACAGCCGCGAAACCGCCGTGTTCCCGCTGCCCTATGTGCGCGAACACAAATTCTGGCCGAGCGTCAACCGCGTGGATGATGTGTTCGGCGACAAGAATCTGGTTTGCTCCTGCCCGCCGCTGGAAGCGTATGAAGATTAA
- a CDS encoding DNA polymerase III subunit delta' encodes MIYPWHQTQWRQLAGHRRNLPNAWLFTGRQNTGKTAFARHAAQALLCERPDAAGGPCGVCPSCHLFAQNSHPDFYELTPEIPDGEAVGRKLLQIKIDAVREVVDNIHLTSVRGGRRIVLVHPAESMNLQAANGLLKVLEEPPENVLFLLVTHARDKLLPTIKSRCRQMVLPPPSHEEALQYLRQQETDDAENLLAFHGGAPLFEHQPELDELRESLLELLAAPRLLAILDYAVEFDKHKQPLAVFLDWLHKWLLDVGLAQQHMPPLYYPQHAQASAQTGAKTSPAALFALTGRLNRLNPYGYHTLSVKMQIESLLTDYLEFWQNK; translated from the coding sequence ATGATTTATCCGTGGCACCAAACCCAATGGCGGCAGCTTGCCGGGCACCGCCGCAACCTGCCCAACGCTTGGCTGTTTACCGGCAGGCAGAACACCGGCAAAACCGCGTTTGCCCGCCATGCCGCCCAAGCCCTGCTGTGCGAGCGGCCCGACGCGGCGGGCGGCCCGTGCGGCGTTTGCCCCTCGTGCCACCTGTTTGCGCAAAACAGCCATCCCGATTTTTACGAACTCACGCCCGAAATCCCCGACGGCGAAGCGGTGGGGCGCAAGCTGTTGCAGATTAAAATCGACGCCGTGCGCGAGGTGGTCGACAACATCCACCTCACTTCCGTGCGCGGCGGGCGGCGCATCGTGCTGGTGCATCCGGCCGAAAGCATGAACCTTCAAGCCGCCAACGGCTTGCTGAAAGTGTTGGAAGAGCCGCCCGAAAACGTGCTGTTTTTGCTGGTTACCCATGCGCGCGACAAACTGCTGCCCACCATCAAAAGCCGCTGCCGCCAAATGGTTCTGCCGCCGCCTTCGCACGAAGAAGCCTTGCAGTATTTGCGGCAGCAGGAAACCGACGATGCCGAAAACCTGCTGGCCTTTCACGGCGGCGCGCCCCTGTTCGAGCACCAGCCCGAACTCGACGAGTTGCGCGAATCGCTGCTCGAGCTGTTGGCCGCCCCGCGCCTGCTGGCGATACTCGACTACGCCGTCGAGTTCGACAAACACAAACAGCCGCTGGCCGTTTTTCTCGACTGGCTGCACAAATGGCTGCTCGATGTGGGTTTGGCGCAACAGCATATGCCGCCGCTGTATTACCCGCAGCACGCGCAGGCATCGGCGCAAACGGGGGCGAAAACTTCGCCTGCCGCTTTGTTTGCACTGACAGGCCGTCTGAACCGCTTAAACCCTTACGGATACCACACGCTGAGTGTTAAAATGCAGATCGAAAGTTTGCTGACCGATTATCTCGAATTCTGGCAAAACAAATAA
- a CDS encoding UDP-2,3-diacylglucosamine diphosphatase: protein MPQTLFIADLHLSDDTPALNRLFLQFLQAQQGGADALYILGDLFEVWLGDDILSNTAVETAAALKTFGRTAPVYFICGNRDFLLGQDYAERAGITLLPDIREIELYGTHYLISHGDEMCTDDVSYQRFRRIIRNPWLRKLLLALPQSRRRKIAAKIRAASKEKKQAMGHTPVSDVTEQGVQTALNHHPQTEALIHGHTHRPAVHEHGFNGRTVKRYVLPDWYGGSGGYLKVSPEGAEMVALGTNL from the coding sequence ATGCCGCAAACCCTGTTTATCGCCGATTTGCATCTGTCTGACGACACCCCTGCGCTCAACCGCCTGTTTCTGCAATTTTTGCAGGCGCAGCAGGGCGGGGCGGATGCGCTGTATATACTCGGCGATTTGTTTGAAGTGTGGCTGGGCGACGATATTCTCAGCAACACCGCCGTTGAAACCGCCGCCGCGTTAAAAACATTCGGCCGCACCGCGCCGGTGTATTTCATTTGCGGCAACCGCGATTTCCTGCTCGGCCAAGATTATGCCGAACGGGCGGGGATAACGCTTTTGCCCGACATCCGCGAAATCGAACTTTACGGCACGCATTATTTGATCAGCCACGGCGACGAAATGTGCACCGATGATGTGTCTTACCAACGTTTCCGCCGCATTATCCGCAATCCGTGGCTGCGAAAACTGCTGCTCGCCCTGCCGCAAAGCCGCCGCCGCAAAATCGCCGCCAAAATCCGCGCCGCCAGCAAAGAGAAAAAACAGGCGATGGGGCATACGCCCGTTTCCGACGTAACCGAACAAGGCGTTCAGACGGCCTTAAACCACCACCCGCAAACCGAGGCGCTTATCCACGGCCACACCCACCGGCCGGCAGTGCACGAACACGGCTTTAACGGCCGCACGGTGAAACGCTACGTGCTGCCCGATTGGTACGGCGGCAGCGGCGGCTATCTGAAGGTGTCGCCGGAAGGGGCGGAAATGGTGGCGTTGGGCACCAACCTGTAA
- the dapE gene encoding succinyl-diaminopimelate desuccinylase yields the protein MNDTASLNLAKQLIAQASVTPDDKNCQQILAERLKNIGFAIEEMHFGNTKNIWARRGGSAPVLCFAGHTDVVPAGPAELWHSPPFEPTEREGRLFGRGAADMKTSIACFVTACERFVAANPDHAGSIALLITSDEEGDAFDGTTKVVDALKARGERIDYCIVGEPTAVNVLGDTIKNGRRGSLSGNLTVKGKQGHIAYPHLAVNPVHTFAPALAELAATEWDAGNEYFPPTGFQISNINGGTGATNVIPGTLNVKFNFRFSTESTEEGLKQRVHAVLDKHGVDYSLEWACSGQPFLTEAGKLTDTARRAIAEVCGVEAGLSTSGGTSDGRFIKAVAAELIELGPSNATIHQINENVLLEDIPKLSAVYERMMADLLHSESA from the coding sequence ATGAACGACACCGCATCGCTGAACCTTGCCAAACAACTGATTGCCCAGGCATCGGTTACGCCCGACGACAAAAACTGCCAGCAGATTTTGGCCGAACGCCTGAAAAACATAGGTTTCGCCATCGAAGAAATGCACTTCGGCAACACCAAAAACATTTGGGCGCGGCGCGGCGGCAGCGCGCCCGTGTTGTGTTTTGCCGGCCATACCGACGTTGTGCCTGCGGGGCCGGCGGAGCTGTGGCACTCGCCGCCGTTCGAGCCGACGGAGCGCGAGGGCAGACTGTTCGGGCGCGGGGCGGCCGATATGAAAACCAGCATCGCCTGTTTCGTTACCGCCTGCGAGCGTTTCGTGGCCGCCAACCCCGATCATGCGGGCAGCATCGCGCTGCTGATTACGTCGGACGAAGAAGGCGACGCGTTCGACGGCACCACCAAAGTGGTGGATGCGCTCAAGGCGCGCGGCGAGCGGATAGATTATTGCATCGTGGGCGAACCCACCGCCGTCAACGTGTTGGGCGACACCATCAAAAACGGCCGGCGCGGTTCGCTTTCGGGCAATTTAACCGTTAAAGGCAAACAGGGGCACATCGCCTACCCGCATCTGGCGGTCAACCCCGTGCACACTTTCGCGCCCGCGCTGGCCGAGTTGGCCGCCACCGAGTGGGATGCGGGCAATGAATATTTCCCACCCACCGGCTTTCAGATTTCCAATATCAACGGCGGCACCGGCGCCACCAACGTGATACCCGGCACGCTCAATGTGAAATTCAACTTCCGCTTTTCCACCGAGTCCACCGAAGAAGGCTTGAAACAGCGGGTTCACGCCGTGCTCGACAAACACGGCGTGGATTACAGCTTGGAGTGGGCGTGTTCCGGCCAGCCGTTTCTGACCGAAGCGGGCAAACTCACCGATACCGCCCGCCGCGCCATCGCAGAGGTGTGCGGCGTCGAAGCCGGGCTTTCCACCAGCGGCGGCACTTCAGACGGCCGCTTCATCAAAGCCGTTGCCGCCGAGCTGATCGAACTCGGCCCCAGCAACGCCACCATCCACCAGATAAACGAAAACGTGCTGCTGGAAGATATTCCCAAGCTCTCGGCGGTTTATGAGCGCATGATGGCCGATTTGCTGCATAGCGAATCCGCTTGA
- a CDS encoding epoxyqueuosine reductase QueH, which yields MNNNKPEVTPIERPVLTPPGGHKKVLLHSCCAPCSGEVMEAMLASGIDYTIFFYNPNIHPKKEYEIRKNENIAFAKKHGIPFIDADYDVDNWFERAKGMEMDPERGRRCTMCFDMRFERAALYAHEHGFPVLTSSLGISRWKNMNQINDCGHRAAAPYDDVVYWDFNWRKGGGSARMIEISKREHFYQQEYCGCAYSLRDTNHHRKSQGRPPIKIGVKYYGDEEENG from the coding sequence ATGAACAACAACAAACCCGAAGTAACCCCCATCGAGCGCCCCGTGCTCACCCCGCCGGGCGGCCACAAAAAAGTGCTGCTGCATTCCTGCTGCGCCCCCTGCTCGGGCGAAGTGATGGAGGCCATGCTCGCCAGCGGCATCGACTACACCATTTTCTTCTACAACCCCAACATCCACCCGAAAAAAGAATACGAAATCCGCAAAAACGAAAATATCGCTTTTGCAAAAAAACACGGCATTCCCTTTATCGACGCCGATTACGATGTCGATAACTGGTTCGAGCGCGCCAAAGGCATGGAAATGGACCCCGAGCGCGGCCGCCGCTGCACCATGTGTTTCGATATGCGTTTCGAGCGCGCCGCCCTTTATGCCCACGAACACGGCTTCCCCGTACTCACCAGCTCACTGGGCATTTCGCGCTGGAAAAACATGAACCAAATCAACGACTGCGGCCACCGTGCTGCCGCGCCGTACGACGACGTGGTGTATTGGGATTTCAACTGGCGCAAAGGCGGCGGCAGTGCGCGCATGATCGAAATCAGCAAGCGCGAACATTTCTACCAGCAGGAATACTGCGGCTGCGCCTATTCGCTGCGCGACACCAACCACCACCGCAAATCGCAAGGCCGCCCACCAATTAAAATCGGCGTGAAGTATTACGGCGACGAAGAAGAAAACGGCTAG
- a CDS encoding PilZ domain-containing protein gives MMNAPQDLPGRMMALQLREKAALYNSYMPFLEHGGLFVPTDDIFSLGDEVLLALELTDHPGKKFLRTKVAWINPARTSAHRPKGVGLAFGGDEICLQTKILIEGELGSALRSDRVTFTL, from the coding sequence ATGATGAATGCCCCCCAAGACCTGCCCGGCCGCATGATGGCCCTGCAACTGCGCGAAAAAGCCGCACTCTACAACAGCTATATGCCGTTTCTCGAACACGGCGGCCTGTTTGTGCCCACCGACGATATTTTTTCGCTGGGCGACGAAGTGCTGCTGGCTTTGGAACTCACCGACCACCCCGGCAAAAAATTCCTGCGCACCAAAGTGGCGTGGATCAACCCCGCACGCACATCGGCCCACCGCCCCAAAGGCGTGGGCTTGGCTTTCGGCGGCGACGAAATCTGCCTGCAAACCAAAATCCTGATCGAAGGCGAACTGGGCAGCGCGCTGCGCAGCGACAGGGTAACGTTTACCCTGTAA
- the grxB gene encoding glutaredoxin 2 — protein MKLYIYDHCPFCVRARMIFGLRGLAVEEIVLLNDDESTPIGMIGAKQVPILQKDDGSYMGESLDIVRYIDNLADKGRLKEEIRPEVQAWLDKANTYISKLVQPRMVSIGLPEFATQGAVDYFVHKKEANIGSFAENLAKTGEYLQTLHTDLADLERQVAGGDNLNGEGLSMEDIHVFPLLRNLTAVRGLVLPPKLKAYTDNIAAASGVPLYTDRAV, from the coding sequence ATGAAACTCTATATTTACGACCATTGCCCCTTCTGCGTGCGCGCCCGTATGATTTTCGGCCTGCGCGGGTTGGCGGTGGAGGAAATTGTGTTGTTGAACGACGACGAATCCACCCCCATCGGCATGATAGGCGCCAAGCAGGTGCCGATACTGCAAAAAGACGATGGCTCATATATGGGCGAGAGCTTGGATATCGTGCGTTATATCGACAATCTGGCGGATAAAGGCCGTCTGAAAGAAGAAATCCGCCCCGAAGTGCAGGCTTGGCTGGATAAGGCCAACACCTATATCAGCAAACTGGTGCAGCCGCGCATGGTGTCGATCGGGCTGCCGGAATTCGCCACGCAGGGCGCGGTTGATTATTTCGTGCATAAAAAAGAAGCCAATATCGGCAGCTTTGCTGAAAATCTGGCGAAAACCGGCGAATATCTGCAAACCCTGCATACCGACTTGGCTGATTTGGAACGGCAGGTTGCGGGCGGGGATAATTTGAACGGCGAAGGTTTGAGCATGGAAGATATCCACGTTTTTCCGCTGTTGCGCAATTTAACGGCGGTGCGCGGGCTGGTGCTGCCGCCGAAATTGAAGGCTTATACGGACAATATAGCTGCCGCTTCGGGCGTGCCGCTTTATACGGATAGGGCGGTGTAG
- a CDS encoding RluA family pseudouridine synthase yields the protein MPAISKDLVNHISITEADAGARLDNFLIKILKGVPKSHIHRIIRAGEVRLNKKRAKPADRLNEGDVVRIPPVRTAEKQRPSENNAAPAREFEIVYEDDAMLVINKPAGVAVHGGSGVSFGVIEQIRRARPEAKYLELVHRLDKDTSGLLMVAKKRSALVKLHEAIRNDHPKKIYLTLGAGRLKENRVHVKLPLFKYTGASGEKMVRVSEDGQSAHTVLRVLNRFSDGLLHSVGLSDLTLTEATLKTGRTHQIRVHMQSQNCPIAGDERYGDYQANKRLQKLGLKRMFLHAAELHLNHPLTGEPLHLKAPLPQDLAQFLLVLESQRGDAAVLDSQPI from the coding sequence ATGCCTGCAATTAGCAAAGACTTGGTTAACCACATCAGCATTACCGAAGCCGATGCCGGCGCGCGGCTCGATAACTTCTTAATCAAAATCCTCAAGGGCGTGCCCAAGAGCCATATCCACCGTATTATCCGCGCGGGCGAAGTGCGCCTGAACAAAAAGCGTGCCAAGCCGGCCGACCGCTTGAACGAGGGCGACGTGGTGCGCATTCCGCCCGTGCGCACGGCCGAAAAGCAGAGGCCGTCTGAAAACAACGCCGCGCCCGCGCGCGAGTTTGAGATTGTGTATGAAGACGACGCCATGCTGGTCATCAACAAACCTGCCGGGGTGGCGGTGCACGGCGGCAGCGGCGTGAGCTTCGGCGTGATCGAGCAAATCCGCCGCGCGCGCCCCGAAGCCAAATATCTCGAACTTGTCCACCGCCTCGACAAAGACACCAGCGGCCTGTTGATGGTTGCCAAAAAACGCAGCGCGCTGGTGAAGCTGCACGAAGCCATCCGCAACGACCACCCGAAAAAAATCTATCTGACGCTGGGGGCGGGCCGTCTGAAAGAAAACCGCGTTCATGTGAAGCTGCCGCTTTTCAAATACACCGGTGCGTCGGGCGAAAAAATGGTGCGCGTGAGTGAAGACGGCCAATCGGCGCACACCGTTTTGCGGGTGTTAAACCGTTTTTCAGACGGCCTGCTGCACAGCGTCGGCCTGTCGGATTTAACCTTAACGGAAGCCACACTGAAAACCGGCCGCACCCACCAGATCAGGGTGCATATGCAGTCGCAAAACTGCCCGATTGCGGGCGACGAGCGCTACGGTGACTATCAGGCCAACAAACGCCTGCAAAAACTCGGCCTGAAACGGATGTTTCTGCACGCGGCCGAGCTGCATCTGAACCACCCGCTCACGGGCGAACCGCTGCATCTGAAGGCACCGCTGCCGCAGGATTTGGCGCAGTTTTTGTTGGTGTTGGAAAGCCAAAGAGGCGATGCTGCTGTTTTAGACAGCCAACCAATCTAA